In one Curtobacterium citreum genomic region, the following are encoded:
- a CDS encoding ATP-dependent helicase, with the protein MSADPRVAVDGVRPPSPDELLAALDTEQRTVARTLLGPVAVLAGAGTGKTRAITHRIAYGVATGTYSPSHVLALTFTTRAAGELRSRLRALGAGAVQARTFHAAAMAQLSYFWPDTIGGHAPRIVESKGRVIAHAADTVGLHVDTPVLRDLAAEVEWRKVQMLSYDEYEAAAADRVMPRDTTPRRVVDLMRAYEQLKDDRRQLDFEDVLLATLGMVESEPRVASYVRQQYRFFVVDEYQDVSPVQHDLLRAWLGGRDDVCVVGDASQTIYSFAGASSRYLLGFGSEFPRGSIVRLERNYRSTPEVVQAANTLMRGQPGALDLVAQTTESGPAPGVLACVHDGDEAQTVARRIAETVAAGASFGDCAVLYRVGAQAAALESALGRAGIPYRVQGGTRFFDRPEVKLAVHHMRGEAVRRTDDELTRRVGLVLQLSGWTPTAPEGSGAVRDQWEALQAIMTLAEEAPAGTTMQQFTQDLVDRAATHHEPELDAVTLATLHSSKGLEWPHVVVVGAAEGLLPISHATTDDEVEEERRLFYVGLTRARRSVTVTWSRQGSTRAGARAPSRFLAALDTRSEGAAPPAAR; encoded by the coding sequence GTGAGCGCCGACCCGCGCGTCGCCGTGGACGGGGTCCGACCGCCGTCACCGGACGAGCTCCTCGCCGCCCTCGACACCGAGCAGCGGACCGTCGCCCGGACGCTCCTCGGCCCGGTCGCCGTCCTCGCGGGTGCCGGCACCGGGAAGACCCGCGCCATCACCCACCGGATCGCCTACGGCGTCGCCACCGGGACGTACTCGCCGAGCCACGTCCTCGCGCTGACCTTCACCACGCGTGCCGCCGGCGAGCTGCGGTCGCGGCTCCGGGCCCTCGGCGCCGGGGCGGTGCAGGCGCGGACGTTCCACGCCGCCGCGATGGCGCAGCTCAGCTACTTCTGGCCGGACACCATCGGCGGGCACGCCCCCCGGATCGTCGAGTCCAAGGGGCGGGTGATCGCGCACGCCGCCGACACCGTCGGCCTGCACGTGGACACCCCGGTGCTCCGCGACCTGGCCGCCGAGGTCGAGTGGCGCAAGGTCCAGATGCTGTCCTACGACGAGTACGAGGCCGCCGCCGCGGACCGTGTGATGCCCCGTGACACGACTCCGCGCCGGGTCGTCGACCTGATGCGCGCCTACGAGCAGCTCAAGGACGACCGCCGCCAGCTGGACTTCGAGGACGTCCTGCTCGCGACGCTCGGCATGGTCGAGTCCGAGCCGCGGGTGGCGTCGTACGTGCGGCAGCAGTACCGGTTCTTCGTCGTCGACGAGTACCAGGACGTCTCGCCCGTGCAGCACGACCTGCTCCGGGCGTGGCTCGGCGGTCGGGACGACGTCTGCGTGGTCGGTGACGCCAGCCAGACGATCTACTCGTTCGCGGGCGCGTCGAGCCGCTACCTGCTCGGCTTCGGCTCCGAGTTCCCACGGGGCTCGATCGTGCGCCTCGAGCGGAACTACCGCTCCACGCCCGAGGTCGTGCAGGCGGCCAACACCCTGATGCGCGGGCAACCGGGTGCCCTGGACCTCGTCGCGCAGACCACCGAGTCCGGACCGGCACCGGGGGTGCTCGCGTGCGTGCACGACGGCGACGAGGCGCAGACCGTGGCCCGCCGCATCGCCGAGACGGTCGCCGCCGGCGCGTCCTTCGGGGACTGCGCCGTGCTCTACCGCGTCGGGGCGCAGGCCGCCGCACTCGAGTCGGCGCTCGGCCGCGCCGGCATCCCGTACCGCGTGCAGGGCGGCACACGGTTCTTCGACCGGCCTGAGGTCAAGCTCGCCGTGCACCACATGCGCGGCGAGGCCGTCCGCCGGACCGACGACGAGCTGACCCGTCGCGTGGGGCTCGTCCTGCAGCTGAGCGGATGGACGCCGACCGCACCGGAGGGCTCCGGAGCCGTGCGCGACCAGTGGGAGGCGCTGCAGGCGATCATGACCCTGGCCGAGGAAGCGCCGGCCGGCACGACCATGCAGCAGTTCACCCAGGACCTGGTCGACCGTGCCGCGACCCACCACGAGCCCGAGCTCGACGCCGTCACCCTGGCGACCCTGCACTCGTCGAAGGGCTTGGAGTGGCCCCACGTCGTCGTGGTCGGCGCCGCCGAGGGGCTGCTGCCGATCTCGCACGCCACGACCGACGACGAGGTCGAGGAAGAACGTCGGCTGTTCTACGTCGGTCTGACCCGTGCGCGCCGGTCCGTCACGGTGACGTGGTCCCGGCAGGGCTCCACGCGTGCCGGAGCCCGGGCGCCGAGTCGGTTCCTGGCAGCGCTCGACACGCGCAGCGAGGGTGCGGCGCCACCGGCTGCACGCTGA
- a CDS encoding TOMM precursor leader peptide-binding protein, whose protein sequence is MGIRIDPTLEFVWRDPATVQLGVDPPRAVVPVPTTAEERFLSALRRETARDALAALARTVGCRPEVAARVLGTASPAVVDVLPEPLARVEVHGAGPLADTVAEMLLGEGVTVVRTTAPLGGPVSFPEPEPRLALVVADHVVDPALRAAWTRRGTPHLALVVGDGRVRLGPFVVPGTGPCLQCVEYARVDADPAWAAVAAQVWGRPAAPLSPWRTAAVAAAATRMLVQRLPSTTQHPRADQVVFDRDDLSVSVQPVAPHPRCACRALPGTDSAPGLRHAWSPAGTTSP, encoded by the coding sequence ATGGGCATCCGCATCGACCCGACCCTCGAGTTCGTCTGGCGTGACCCGGCGACCGTCCAGCTCGGGGTCGACCCGCCGCGCGCCGTGGTCCCCGTGCCGACCACGGCCGAGGAACGGTTCCTGAGCGCGCTGCGCCGCGAGACCGCGCGTGACGCCCTGGCCGCGCTCGCCCGGACGGTCGGCTGCCGACCCGAGGTCGCGGCGCGGGTGCTCGGGACGGCCTCGCCCGCTGTCGTCGACGTGCTCCCGGAGCCCCTCGCCCGGGTCGAGGTGCACGGCGCCGGTCCGCTCGCCGACACCGTCGCGGAGATGCTCCTCGGCGAGGGCGTGACCGTCGTCCGGACCACGGCGCCGCTCGGCGGGCCGGTGTCCTTCCCCGAGCCGGAGCCCCGGCTGGCCCTGGTCGTGGCCGACCACGTCGTCGACCCGGCACTCCGCGCGGCGTGGACCCGACGGGGCACGCCGCACCTCGCGCTCGTGGTCGGCGACGGACGGGTCCGGCTCGGGCCGTTCGTGGTGCCCGGCACCGGGCCGTGTCTGCAGTGCGTCGAGTACGCCCGCGTCGACGCCGACCCGGCCTGGGCAGCCGTGGCCGCACAGGTCTGGGGGCGTCCGGCAGCGCCGCTCTCCCCCTGGCGCACGGCGGCGGTGGCCGCGGCGGCGACGCGGATGCTCGTGCAGCGCCTACCGTCGACGACGCAGCACCCCCGGGCGGACCAGGTGGTGTTCGACCGGGACGACCTGTCGGTCAGCGTGCAGCCGGTGGCGCCGCACCCTCGCTGCGCGTGTCGAGCGCTGCCAGGAACCGACTCGGCGCCCGGGCTCCGGCACGCGTGGAGCCCTGCCGGGACCACGTCACCGTGA
- a CDS encoding zinc-dependent metalloprotease has translation MPDQPQPGPDDDFQEMLRKLLSGEGQIDPSQLAGAAGLPNDPAFVANLMGQLQRAAQSGGDGIDFTVAAERATAIARDGQHPVDPATAQATDQAFQVAALWLDEATSVPELTATPSTFTREQWATATTPVWAQIAEPVALSIANALTEAIEQRAPEQLKAMLGDVSKAMRGVGGALFAIQLGQVVGQLSKEVVSGGDVGVPLLDEQVAALLPQNVAEFAEGLDVPEEEVRIYLAVRELAHARLFRSARWLRLHIITSITDYARGIHIPFDRVEELASEIDPTNQEQLRDALASGALIPPRTPEQEAALARLETMLALVEGWVDTVTAAATVRLPRAGAIAEMVRRRRASGGPAESAFATLVGLELRPRRLREAAALWQRVTEELGAEDRDALWAHFDAVPTSEDVDDPEAFVLRLRNPGRSAEDDAFDKALADLLADSTGDRPHEDEQGGVDEPPTSDGDTPSR, from the coding sequence ATGCCTGATCAACCGCAGCCGGGGCCGGACGACGACTTCCAGGAGATGCTGCGCAAGCTGCTCTCCGGAGAGGGACAGATCGACCCGTCGCAGCTCGCGGGCGCCGCGGGGCTGCCGAACGACCCGGCGTTCGTCGCGAACCTGATGGGCCAGCTGCAGCGCGCGGCGCAGTCCGGCGGCGACGGCATCGACTTCACGGTCGCGGCGGAGCGGGCGACCGCCATCGCCCGCGACGGCCAGCACCCCGTCGACCCCGCCACCGCGCAGGCGACGGACCAGGCGTTCCAGGTCGCGGCCCTGTGGCTGGACGAGGCGACCTCGGTCCCCGAGCTCACCGCGACGCCGAGCACGTTCACGCGCGAGCAGTGGGCGACCGCGACGACCCCGGTGTGGGCGCAGATCGCCGAGCCGGTCGCGCTGAGCATCGCGAACGCCCTGACCGAGGCCATCGAGCAGCGCGCACCCGAGCAGCTCAAGGCGATGCTCGGGGACGTCTCGAAGGCCATGCGCGGCGTGGGCGGGGCCCTGTTCGCGATCCAGCTCGGGCAGGTCGTCGGGCAGCTCTCGAAGGAGGTCGTGTCCGGTGGCGACGTCGGCGTGCCGCTCCTCGACGAGCAGGTCGCCGCGCTCCTGCCGCAGAACGTGGCCGAGTTCGCCGAGGGCCTGGACGTCCCCGAGGAGGAGGTCCGGATCTACCTCGCGGTGCGGGAGCTCGCCCACGCGCGGCTGTTCCGGTCGGCCCGCTGGCTCCGGCTGCACATCATCACGTCGATCACCGACTACGCGCGGGGCATCCACATCCCGTTCGACCGCGTCGAGGAACTCGCGTCCGAGATCGACCCCACGAACCAGGAGCAGCTCCGCGACGCGCTCGCGTCCGGCGCCCTCATCCCGCCGCGCACTCCCGAGCAGGAGGCGGCGCTTGCCCGGCTCGAGACCATGCTCGCGCTCGTCGAGGGCTGGGTCGACACCGTCACCGCGGCCGCGACCGTCCGGCTGCCGCGCGCCGGCGCGATCGCCGAGATGGTCCGCCGCCGTCGTGCTTCGGGTGGCCCGGCGGAGTCCGCGTTCGCCACGCTCGTCGGCCTGGAGCTCCGGCCCCGCCGACTGCGCGAGGCCGCGGCGCTGTGGCAGCGCGTGACCGAGGAACTCGGCGCCGAGGACCGCGACGCGCTCTGGGCGCACTTCGACGCCGTCCCGACCTCCGAGGACGTGGACGACCCGGAGGCGTTCGTGCTCCGGCTCCGGAACCCGGGTCGCTCGGCCGAGGACGACGCGTTCGACAAGGCCCTCGCCGACCTGCTGGCGGACTCGACGGGCGACCGCCCGCACGAGGACGAGCAGGGCGGGGTCGACGAGCCCCCGACGTCCGACGGGGATACCCCGTCCCGCTGA
- a CDS encoding YlbL family protein, translating to MTLFAPAPRRRSRARTVGWAFVIGAVVLGLLASFLPSPYLIEVPGPVYNTIGTQRQGSGKDAKDVELIQIDGAETYPTSGALDMLTVGIQGDATNRPSWTSVVRALFSRSEAVIPASAIYPEGTTTQQVNEQDAADMQSSQQSAVAAALIHQGEELPTRLEVGSVQPGSAADGTIRKGDVITAFDGEQLTTNVDAGTLRAAVAKHGTSSPATVTIERDGVSRQVEVTPRDEQGTALLGVGVTERYDFPFQVKIALQDVGGPSAGMMFALGIIDELTPGKLNGGKHVAGTGTITADGEVGAIGGIRQKLYGAKDAGATVFLAPADNCDEVVGHVPAGLDVYKVATLDQAVTDLQTIASGKSTDGLARCGS from the coding sequence GTGACCCTCTTCGCCCCCGCTCCCCGCCGTCGCTCGCGCGCCCGGACCGTCGGGTGGGCGTTCGTCATCGGGGCCGTGGTGCTCGGACTCCTCGCGAGCTTCCTGCCGAGCCCGTACCTCATCGAGGTGCCCGGCCCGGTCTACAACACCATCGGCACCCAGCGGCAGGGGAGCGGCAAGGACGCGAAGGACGTCGAGCTCATCCAGATCGACGGCGCGGAGACGTACCCGACATCCGGTGCGCTCGACATGCTCACCGTCGGCATCCAGGGCGACGCCACGAACCGTCCGTCCTGGACGAGCGTCGTCCGCGCACTGTTCTCGCGGTCCGAGGCGGTCATCCCGGCCAGCGCGATCTACCCGGAGGGCACGACCACCCAGCAGGTGAACGAGCAGGACGCGGCGGACATGCAGTCCTCGCAGCAGTCGGCGGTCGCCGCGGCGCTCATCCACCAGGGCGAGGAGCTGCCCACGCGGCTCGAGGTCGGCTCCGTGCAGCCCGGGTCCGCGGCGGACGGCACCATCCGGAAGGGCGACGTCATCACGGCGTTCGACGGCGAGCAGCTCACCACGAACGTCGACGCCGGCACGCTGCGCGCCGCCGTGGCGAAGCACGGCACGTCCTCGCCCGCCACCGTGACGATCGAGCGGGACGGCGTGAGCCGCCAGGTCGAGGTCACCCCGCGCGACGAGCAGGGCACCGCACTCCTCGGCGTCGGCGTGACCGAACGCTACGACTTCCCGTTCCAGGTGAAGATCGCGCTGCAGGACGTCGGCGGGCCCTCGGCCGGCATGATGTTCGCGCTCGGGATCATCGACGAGCTCACCCCCGGCAAGCTCAACGGCGGGAAGCACGTCGCCGGCACCGGCACGATCACCGCGGACGGCGAGGTCGGCGCGATCGGCGGCATCCGCCAGAAGCTCTACGGCGCGAAGGACGCGGGGGCGACGGTCTTCCTCGCACCCGCCGACAACTGCGACGAGGTCGTCGGTCACGTCCCGGCCGGGCTCGACGTCTACAAGGTCGCGACGCTCGACCAGGCCGTCACGGACCTGCAGACCATCGCCTCCGGGAAGAGCACCGACGGCCTCGCACGCTGCGGTTCCTGA
- a CDS encoding UPF0182 family membrane protein has protein sequence MVTIIVLAALVIGFFIFASLYTDYAWFSQLGFQQVLTTRWIAGTSMFVAGFLGMAAPVYVSIALAFRFRPVYAKLNSQLDRYQQVIEPLRRAVMIGIPAVLGVFAGLSTAGRWSMVLEYFNRTSFGKTDPQFGLDIGFYVFELPFWRAIVAYSSAVVLIAGIAALAACYLYGALRFGGREVRISRAARIQLAVTAAVYVALQGVSLWLDQYAALTKDNPLITGAQYTDVNAVIPGREIMAGIAGIVAVLFVVTAVIGRWRISIVGTGLLLVAAIVIGGIYPWVVQRLQVKPSERTYESAYIERNIKATRDAYDVADVQEQNYDATTEASSGALAQDAQTTANIRLIDPKIVSDTFSQLQQYRQYYQFPKELDVDRYDVKGQTEDTVIAVRDIDLDGLSAQANTQYNRTFVYTHGFGVTAAYGNQRASDGKPVFLESGIPSSGALGDYQERVYFGETSPPYSIVGGPEGSKNIELDYPSGSDDDNGGNATTTYQGNGGPSLGNFFNRLVYAAKFQSEQILLSNAVNKDSQILYDRDPIQRVQKVAPYLTLDSDAYPAVVDHRIQWVVDGYTTSNAYPYSQSQSLSDSINGTESSTFRTDQVNYIRNSVKATVDAYTGKVTLYAWDTQDPVLKTWQKIFPTSMQPVSEMSAELLDHVRYPTDLFKVQRSILGTYHVTNANSFYSGDDAWNTPQEPTSGTNDADTADAQTTTNALGTQTTANRSNLQDPYYLTMKVPGQDTAYSLYTTYIPQQSAGANNRNVLTGYLAVDSDAGGAGKGEKARNYGKLTLLTMPKTDNIPGPAQVQNLFNGDTTVSQELNILKRGNSTVKQGNLLTLPVGGGFLYVQPVYVQSTSSGSYPLLQKVLVAFGDKIAFEDTLDEALNSLFGGNSGATAGDQGAANGSGSGDSGSGDTGSGNSGSSGSGSTDTGSGSSGSTGGSSSGSATDNAALQQALADAKSALQDRQDAYAKNDLVAAAEADQRLQEAIQAATEAEGGN, from the coding sequence GTGGTCACGATCATCGTGCTGGCCGCACTGGTGATCGGCTTCTTCATCTTCGCCAGCCTGTACACCGACTACGCGTGGTTCTCCCAACTCGGGTTCCAGCAGGTCCTCACCACCCGGTGGATCGCAGGCACCTCGATGTTCGTCGCCGGCTTCCTGGGGATGGCCGCGCCGGTGTACGTGAGCATCGCGCTCGCGTTCCGGTTCCGGCCGGTCTACGCCAAGCTCAACTCGCAGCTCGACCGCTACCAGCAGGTCATCGAGCCGCTGCGCCGTGCGGTCATGATCGGCATCCCGGCGGTCCTCGGCGTCTTCGCCGGGCTCTCCACGGCCGGCCGCTGGAGCATGGTGCTCGAGTACTTCAACCGGACGTCGTTCGGCAAGACCGATCCCCAGTTCGGCCTGGACATCGGCTTCTACGTGTTCGAGCTGCCGTTCTGGCGCGCGATCGTGGCGTACTCGTCGGCGGTCGTGCTCATCGCCGGGATCGCGGCGCTCGCCGCGTGCTACCTGTACGGCGCACTCCGGTTCGGCGGGCGCGAGGTCCGCATCTCCCGCGCCGCGCGCATCCAGCTCGCGGTGACCGCGGCCGTCTACGTGGCCCTGCAGGGCGTCAGCCTGTGGCTCGACCAGTACGCGGCCCTGACCAAGGACAACCCGCTCATCACGGGTGCGCAGTACACCGACGTCAACGCCGTCATCCCCGGTCGCGAGATCATGGCGGGCATCGCCGGGATCGTCGCGGTCCTGTTCGTCGTCACGGCCGTCATCGGCCGCTGGCGCATCTCGATCGTCGGCACCGGGCTGCTGCTCGTCGCGGCGATCGTCATCGGCGGCATCTACCCGTGGGTGGTCCAGCGGCTGCAGGTGAAGCCCTCGGAGCGCACCTACGAGTCGGCGTACATCGAGCGGAACATCAAGGCCACGCGGGACGCCTACGACGTCGCCGACGTGCAGGAGCAGAACTACGACGCGACGACCGAGGCGAGCTCGGGCGCCCTCGCGCAGGACGCCCAGACGACGGCGAACATCCGTCTCATCGACCCGAAGATCGTGTCGGACACCTTCAGCCAGCTGCAGCAGTACCGGCAGTACTACCAGTTCCCGAAGGAGCTGGACGTCGACCGGTACGACGTCAAGGGCCAGACCGAGGACACCGTGATCGCGGTGCGCGACATCGACCTCGACGGCCTCAGCGCTCAGGCGAACACGCAGTACAACCGGACCTTCGTCTACACGCACGGCTTCGGCGTGACCGCGGCCTACGGCAACCAGCGCGCGAGCGACGGCAAGCCGGTGTTCCTCGAGTCGGGCATCCCGTCGAGCGGCGCGCTCGGCGACTACCAGGAGCGCGTGTACTTCGGCGAGACCTCGCCGCCGTACTCGATCGTCGGCGGGCCCGAGGGCTCGAAGAACATCGAGCTCGACTACCCGTCCGGCTCGGACGACGACAACGGCGGCAACGCGACCACCACCTACCAGGGCAACGGCGGTCCGAGCCTCGGCAACTTCTTCAACCGGCTCGTCTACGCGGCGAAGTTCCAGTCGGAGCAGATCCTGCTGTCGAACGCGGTCAACAAGGACTCGCAGATCCTGTACGACCGCGACCCGATCCAGCGCGTCCAGAAGGTCGCACCGTACCTGACGCTCGACAGTGACGCCTACCCGGCGGTCGTCGACCACCGCATCCAGTGGGTCGTCGACGGGTACACCACGAGCAACGCCTACCCGTACTCGCAGAGCCAGAGCCTGTCGGACAGCATCAACGGCACGGAGTCGTCGACGTTCCGCACCGACCAGGTGAACTACATCCGGAACTCGGTGAAGGCCACGGTCGACGCCTACACGGGCAAGGTCACGCTCTACGCCTGGGACACGCAGGACCCGGTGCTCAAGACCTGGCAGAAGATCTTCCCGACGTCGATGCAGCCGGTGTCGGAGATGAGCGCCGAACTGCTCGACCACGTGCGGTACCCGACGGACCTGTTCAAGGTCCAGCGGTCGATCCTCGGCACGTACCACGTGACGAACGCGAACTCGTTCTACTCGGGTGACGACGCGTGGAACACCCCGCAGGAACCGACCTCGGGCACGAACGATGCCGACACCGCGGACGCGCAGACGACGACGAACGCGCTCGGGACGCAGACGACCGCGAACCGGTCCAACCTGCAGGACCCGTACTACCTGACCATGAAGGTGCCGGGGCAGGACACCGCGTACTCGCTCTACACGACGTACATCCCGCAGCAGTCGGCCGGAGCGAACAACCGCAACGTGCTGACCGGGTACCTGGCGGTGGACTCGGATGCCGGTGGTGCCGGCAAGGGCGAGAAGGCCAGGAACTACGGCAAGCTCACGCTCCTGACGATGCCGAAGACCGACAACATCCCGGGTCCGGCGCAGGTGCAGAACCTGTTCAACGGTGACACCACCGTGTCGCAGGAGCTGAACATCCTGAAGCGGGGCAACTCGACGGTGAAGCAGGGCAACCTGCTGACCCTGCCGGTCGGCGGCGGGTTCCTCTACGTGCAGCCCGTCTACGTCCAGTCGACGTCGAGCGGTTCGTACCCGCTGCTGCAGAAGGTCCTGGTGGCCTTCGGCGACAAGATCGCCTTCGAGGACACCCTCGACGAGGCGCTCAACAGCCTGTTCGGCGGCAACTCGGGTGCCACGGCCGGAGACCAGGGCGCCGCGAACGGATCCGGGTCGGGCGACAGCGGCTCGGGCGACACCGGCTCCGGGAACTCCGGGTCGAGCGGCTCCGGGTCGACCGACACGGGTTCGGGCTCGTCCGGTTCGACCGGGGGCTCCAGCTCCGGGAGTGCGACCGACAACGCCGCGCTGCAGCAGGCCCTCGCCGACGCGAAGTCCGCACTGCAGGACCGCCAGGACGCCTACGCGAAGAACGACCTGGTCGCTGCGGCAGAGGCCGACCAGCGCCTGCAGGAGGCCATCCAGGCGGCGACCGAGGCCGAGGGCGGGAACTGA